In Deltaproteobacteria bacterium, the sequence GGGGGACATGGTGAGCGGAACATACAGAGGAGGCTCAATTCGCTTTGGGACTCTCATTGCCCGGATAGATGACAAAGGGGAGCTCCATATGCGCTATCAGCACATGAACCAATCCGGTGAGCTTATGACAGGAAAATGCCGCTCTGTGCCGGAAGTTCTCCCCCATGGCCGCCTCCGGTTGAAAGAACAGTGGCAATGGACCTGCGGCGATTTTTCAAAAGGGGAATCTCTTATTGAGGAAATTCAGTCAGAATAGCAATGTGGAAAAATGCTACCTGACCAGACTTTTACAGGATGATCTTCTTTTTTCCTTATTTCAGCCTCAGCCGCTTGCATCACTTCCTGAGATAAAAGCGAAGCGTCAGGCCGCCTACCTCCACCTGATCGCCCTTCTTCAAAATATAGGGTTTACCAAGTGGCTTCCCGTTGATGAGGGGAGGTTTTTTTGAATCGGGCGATGTAATGACATAGCCCTTGTCGCTCCTGTTGACG encodes:
- a CDS encoding n-acetylglutamate synthase produces the protein MNRINYHNKRFRAVSNSEKGEVDGETVFHYTQEGDMVSGTYRGGSIRFGTLIARIDDKGELHMRYQHMNQSGELMTGKCRSVPEVLPHGRLRLKEQWQWTCGDFSKGESLIEEIQSE